The following are encoded together in the Panthera leo isolate Ple1 chromosome B4, P.leo_Ple1_pat1.1, whole genome shotgun sequence genome:
- the CAND1 gene encoding cullin-associated NEDD8-dissociated protein 1 yields MASASYHISNLLEKMTSSDKDFRFMATNDLMTELQKDSIKLDDDSERKVVKMILKLLEDKNGEVQNLAVKCLGPLVSKVKEYQVETIVDTLCTNMLSDKEQLRDISSIGLKTVIGELPPASSGSALAANVCKKITGRLTSAIAKQEDVSVQLEALDIMADMLSRQGGLLVNFHPSILTCLLPQLTSPRLAVRKRTIIALGHLVMSCGNIVFVDLIEHLLSELSKNDSMSTTRTYIQCIAAISRQAGHRIGEYLEKIIPLVVKFCNVDDDELREYCIQAFESFVRRCPKEVYPHVSTIINICLKYLTYDPNYNYDDEDEDENAMDADGGDDDDQGSDDEYSDDDDMSWKVRRAAAKCLDAVVSTRHEMLPEFYKTVSPALISRFKEREENVKADVFHAYLSLLKQTRPVQSWLCDPDAMEQGETPLTMLQSQVPNIVKALHKQMKEKSVKTRQCCFNMLTELVNVLPGALTQHIPVLVPGIIFSLNDKSSSSNLKIDALSCLYVILCNHSPQVFHPHVQALVPPVVACVGDPFYKITSEALLVTQQLVKVIRPLDQPSSFDATPYIKDLFTCTIKRLKAADIDQEVKERAISCMGQIICNLGDNLGSDLPNTLQIFLERLKNEITRLTTVKALTLIAGSPLKIDLRPVLGEGVPILASFLRKNQRALKLGTLSALDILIKNYSDSLTAAMIDAVLDELPPLISESDMHVSQMAISFLTTLAKVYPSSLSKISGSILNELIGLVRSPLLQGGALSAMLDFFQALVVTGTNNLGYMDLLRMLTGPVYSQSTALTHKQSYYSIAKCVAALTRACPKEGPAVVGQFIQDVKNSRSTDSIRLLALLSLGEVGHHIDLSGQLELKSVILEAFSSPSEEVKSAASYALGSISVGNLPEYLPFVLQEITSQPKRQYLLLHSLKEIISSASVVGLKPYVENIWALLLKHCECAEEGTRNVVAECLGKLTLIDPETLLPRLKGYLISGSSYARSSVVTAVKFTISDHPQPIDPLLKNCIGDFLKTLEDPDLNVRRVALVTFNSAAHNKPSLIRDLLDTVLPHLYNETKVRKELIREVEMGPFKHTVDDGLDIRKAAFECMYTLLDSCLDRLDIFEFLNHVEDGLKDHYDIKMLTFLMLVRLSTLCPSAVLQRLDRLVEPLRATCTTKVKANSVKQEFEKQDELKRSAMRAVAALLTIPEAEKSPLMSEFQSQISSNPELAAIFESIQKDSSSTNLESMDTS; encoded by the exons AGTGAAAGAATACCAAGTAGAGACAATTGTAGATACCCTCTGCACTAACATGCTTTCTGATAAAGAACAACTTCGAGATATTTCGAGTATTGGCCTTAAAACAGTAATTGGAGAACTTCCTCCAGCTTCCAGTG GCTCTGCATTAGCTGCTAATGTATGTAAAAAGATTACTGGACGTCTTACCAGTGCAATAGCAAAGCAGGAAGATGTGTCTGTTCAGCTAGAAGCTTTGGATATTATGGCTGATATGTTGAGCAG gcaagGAGGACTTCTTGTTAATTTCCATCCTTCAATTCTGACCTGTCTGCTCCCCCAGTTGACCAGCCCTAGACTTGCAGTGAGGAAAAGAACCATTATTGCTCTTGGCCATCTGGTTATGAGCTGTGGAAATATAGTTTTTGTAGATCTTATTGAACATCTTTTGTCAGAATTGTCCAAAAATGATTCCATGTCAACAACAAGGACCTACATACAATGTATTGCTGCAATTAGTAGGCAAGCTGGTCATAGAATag GTGAATACCTTGAGAAGATAATTCCTTTGGTGGTAAAATTTTGTAATGTAGATGACGATGAACTAAGAGAGTATTGCATTCAAGCCTTTGAGTCATTTGTGAGAAG atgtcCTAAGGAAGTATATCCTCATGTTTCTaccattataaatatttgtcttaAATATCTTACCTATGATCCAAATTATAATtatgatgatgaagatgaagatGAAAATGCCATGGATGCAGACGGTGGTGATGATGACGACCAAG GGAGTGACGACGAATACAGCGATGATGACGACATGAGCTGGAAAGTGAGACGTGCGGCTGCTAAGTGTTTGGATGCTGTAGTTAGCACAAGGCATGAAATGCTTCCAGAATTCTACAAGACTGTCTCTCCTGCACTGATATCGAGATTTAAAGAGCGTGAAGAGAATGTAAAGGCAGACGTTTTTCATGCATACCTTTCTCTTTTGAAGCAAACTCGTCCTGTACAAAgttggctgtgtgaccctgatgCTATGGAGCAGGGAGAAACACCTCTGACAATGCTTCAGAGTCAG GTTCCCAACATTGTTAAAGCTCTGCAcaaacagatgaaagaaaaaagtgtcaAGACCCGGCAGTGTTGTTTTAACATGTTAACCGAACTGGTAAATGTACTACCTGGAGCCCTAACGCAACACATTCCTGTACTTGTACCAG GAATCATTTTCTCACTGAATGATAAATCAAGTTCATCAAATTTGAAGATTGATGCTCTGTCGTGTCTGTATGTAATCCTCTGTAACCACTCTCCTCAAGTCTTCCATCCTCACGTTCAGGCTTTGGTCCCTCCAGTGGTGGCTTGTGTCGGAGACCCATTTTACAAGATTACATCTGAAGCACTTCTTGTTACCCAACAGCTTGTCAAAGTAATTCGTCCTTTAGATCAGCCTTCCTCGTTTGATGCAACTCCTTATATCAAAGATCTATTTACCTGCACCATTAAGAGGTTAAAAGCAGCCGACATTGATCAGGAAGTCAAGGAAAGGGCTATTTCTTGTATGGGGCAAATTATTTGCAACCTTGGAGACAATTTGGGTTCTGATTTGCCTAATACGCTTCAGATTTTCTTGGAGAGACTAAAGAATGAAATTACCCGGTTAACCACAGTGAAGGCGTTGACACTGATTGCTGGGTCGCCTTTGAAGATAGATTTGAGGCCTGTCCTGGGAGAAGGGGTTCCTATCCTTGCTTCATTTCTCAGGAAAAACCAGAGAGCTTTGAAACTGGGTACCCTTTCTGCTCTAGATATTCTAATTAAAAACTATAGTGACAGCTTGACAGCTGCCATGATAGATGCAGTTCTAGATGAGCTCCCACCTCTTATCAGCGAAAGCGATATGCATGTTTCACAGATGGCTATCAGTTTTCTTACCACACTGGCGAAAGTGTATCCCtcctccctttcaaaaataagtggATCCATTCTCAATGAACTTATTGGACTTGTGAGATCACCTTTATTGCAGGGGGGAGCTCTTAGCGCCATGCTAGACTTTTTCCAAGCTCTGGTTGTCACTGGAACAAATAATCTAGGCTACATGGATTTGTTGCGCATGCTGACTGGTCCAGTTTATTCTCAGAGCACAGCTCTTACTCACAAGCAGTCTTACTATTCTATCGCCAAATGTGTAGCTGCCCTTACTCGAGCATGCCCTAAAGAAGGACCAGCCGTAGTAGGTCAATTTATTCAAGATGTTAAGAACTCAAGGTCTACAGATTCCATTCGTCTCTTAGCTCTGCTTTCTCTTGGAGAAGTTGGGCATCATATTGACTTAAGTGGGCAGCTGGAACTAAAATCTGTAATATTAGAAGCCTTTTCATCTCCTAGTGAAGAAGTTAAATCAGCAGCCTCCTATGCACTAGGCAGCATTAGCGTGGGCAACCTTCCTGAGTATCTGCCATTTGTCTTACAAGAAATAACCAGTCAACCCAAAAGGCAGTATCTTCTGCTTCATTCCTTGAAGGAAATTATTAGCTCTGCATCAGTGGTGGGCCTTAAACCATATGTTGAAAATATCTGGGCCTTATTGCTAAAGCACTGTGAGTGTGCAGAAGAAGGAACCAGAAATGTTGTTGCTGAATGTCTAGGGAAACTCACTCTAATTGATCCAGAAACTCTCCTTCCACGGCTTAAGGGGTATTTGATATCAG gctCATCGTATGCCCGAAGCTCTGTGGTTACAGCTGTGAAGTTTACTATTTCTGATCATCCGCAACCTATTGATCCATTGTTAAAGAACTGCATAG GTGATTTCCTAAAAACATTGGAAGACCCAGATTTGAATGTAAGAAGAGTAGCCTTGGTCACATTCAATTCAGCAGCACATAATAAACCGTCATTAATAAGGGATCTTCTAGATACTGTTCTGCCACATCTTTATAATGAAACAAAAGTTAGAAAGGAGCTTATAAGAGAG GTAGAAATGGGTCCATTTAAGCATACAGTTGATGATGGACTGGATATTAGAAAGGCAGCTTTTGAGTGTATGTACACACTTTTAGACAGTTGTCTTGATAGACTAGATATCTTTGAATTTCTAAATCATGTTGAAGATGGTTTGAAGGACCATTATGATATTAAG ATGCTCACATTTTTAATGTTGGTGAGACTTTCCACCCTTTGTCCAAGTGCAGTGCTGCAGAGGTTGGACCGACTTGTTGAGCCATTACGTGCCACATGTACAACTAAG GTGAAAGCAAATTCAGTAAAGCAGGAGTTTGAAAAGCAAGATGAACTAAAGCGATCTGCCATGAGAGCAGTAGCAGCATTGCTAACCATTCCAGAAGCAGAGAAGAGTCCACTGATGAGTGAATTCCAGTCACAGATCAGTTCTAACCCTGAGCTGGCGGCCATCTTTGAAAGTATCCAAAAAGATTCATCGTCTACTAACTTGGAATCAATGGACACTAGTTAG